The Metabacillus sediminilitoris genome window below encodes:
- a CDS encoding tetratricopeptide repeat protein gives MGKQFFNQQKKSQVVPFLQDGQYYYNKGLKAYREQNYPKASKYLQKAVELDPKDSVKLSQLATVYTDMGKYSQSNELLSYILEEVDKEMTECHYFMANNYAHLGLFQEAYKCAVAYTEKDPYGEFIEENEDLIELLTMEDDEDDPFLKDPDDLIIKQDAAKSLLEDSQFEEAISLLEEIVVEYPEFWSAHNNLSLAYFYIGEVEKAKEFLQTVLEKNPGNLHAYCNLLVFYYYERQDEKVEELAKILSNVYPLLYEHRYKLGATFALVGYYPLAYKWLRSLQKQGFEGDDTFYYWLSYSAYFTGRENVAKQMWERVLKENKNKAGSEPWNTENNFSGLLAASMTVEERLYAIFLAKKTNSVDHIKEYQASNVPQSQIEKEFIKFALSKDSGSYDNISSLYYIAETLFDHNDHDELFLFAFRVLINAHKHEYSLTNHCGWAAALQYVWKKQCNESVSQTNIASTYELSVSSVSKYVKLVKNILE, from the coding sequence GTGGGAAAACAATTTTTTAATCAACAAAAAAAATCACAGGTTGTCCCGTTTCTCCAAGATGGACAATATTATTATAATAAGGGCCTTAAGGCTTACCGAGAACAAAATTATCCAAAAGCAAGTAAGTATTTGCAAAAGGCAGTTGAGTTAGATCCGAAAGACTCTGTTAAGCTATCCCAATTAGCGACCGTTTATACTGATATGGGAAAGTACAGCCAATCAAATGAATTGCTTTCATATATACTTGAAGAAGTTGATAAAGAGATGACTGAGTGTCATTACTTCATGGCAAATAATTATGCACATCTCGGCTTATTTCAGGAAGCATACAAATGTGCAGTTGCCTACACAGAAAAAGATCCTTATGGTGAATTTATTGAAGAAAATGAAGATCTTATTGAGCTACTAACAATGGAAGATGATGAGGATGATCCGTTTTTAAAGGATCCTGATGACCTGATTATTAAACAGGATGCAGCCAAATCACTATTAGAAGATAGCCAGTTTGAAGAGGCGATTTCACTACTTGAAGAAATTGTCGTTGAATATCCTGAATTTTGGTCTGCGCATAATAATTTATCACTTGCTTATTTCTATATTGGAGAAGTTGAAAAGGCAAAAGAATTTTTGCAAACCGTACTTGAAAAAAATCCTGGTAATCTACATGCTTATTGCAATTTATTAGTGTTTTATTATTATGAACGACAGGATGAAAAGGTTGAAGAGCTTGCAAAAATTTTATCAAATGTCTACCCGCTTCTTTATGAGCATCGTTATAAATTAGGTGCAACTTTTGCCTTGGTCGGCTATTATCCACTTGCCTATAAATGGCTTCGTTCCCTTCAAAAACAAGGGTTTGAAGGTGATGATACGTTTTATTATTGGTTATCCTATTCTGCTTATTTTACAGGGCGTGAAAACGTTGCAAAGCAGATGTGGGAACGGGTATTAAAAGAAAATAAAAACAAGGCTGGTTCAGAACCGTGGAATACTGAAAATAACTTCTCAGGTTTGCTGGCAGCAAGCATGACAGTTGAAGAGCGGTTATATGCCATTTTCCTTGCAAAGAAAACAAATAGTGTTGATCATATTAAAGAATATCAAGCATCAAACGTTCCTCAGTCACAAATAGAAAAAGAATTTATCAAATTTGCTTTATCAAAGGATTCTGGCTCTTATGACAACATATCCTCTCTATATTACATTGCAGAGACATTATTTGATCACAATGATCATGATGAACTGTTTTTATTTGCCTTTCGAGTCCTGATCAATGCCCATAAACATGAATATTCACTAACGAATCATTGCGGATGGGCCGCAGCACTCCAATATGTCTGGAAAAAACAATGTAACGAGTCTGTGAGCCAAACAAACATTGCAAGTACGTATGAGCTATCTGTTTCATCAGTTAGTAAATACGTTAAGCTCGTAAAGAACATTCTTGAATAG
- a CDS encoding HPr family phosphocarrier protein has translation MIEKKVEVYLKTGLQARPAALFVQEANRFSSDVFLEKDGKKVNAKSIMGLMSLAVSSGSEITLIAEGNDEQEAVETLAAYVQQEG, from the coding sequence ATGATTGAAAAGAAAGTTGAAGTTTACCTGAAAACGGGATTACAAGCTCGCCCAGCCGCATTATTTGTGCAAGAAGCAAACCGTTTTTCATCAGATGTTTTCCTAGAGAAAGATGGTAAAAAAGTTAATGCAAAAAGTATTATGGGTCTTATGAGCTTAGCGGTCAGCTCTGGATCTGAAATTACTCTTATTGCTGAAGGCAATGACGAACAAGAAGCAGTTGAAACGTTAGCAGCTTATGTGCAACAAGAAGGATAA
- the hisF gene encoding imidazole glycerol phosphate synthase subunit HisF, whose protein sequence is MITKRIIPCLDVKEGRVVKGIQFLGLRDAGDPVELAKFYDQEGADELVFLDISASHEGRKTMVDVVEQVAAQLAIPFTVGGGINSLEDMKRILRAGADKVSLNTAALMNPELISEGAGFFGSQCIVVAIDAKYDEELGSWRVFTHGGRNATEWEVVAWAKEAVKRGAGEILLTSMDSDGEKNGFNLALNKAVSEAVSVPVIASGGAGNAEHFLQAFQDGKADAALAASIFHYKETSVKEVKDYLDKQGVNVR, encoded by the coding sequence ATGATTACAAAACGAATTATCCCCTGCTTAGATGTGAAGGAAGGACGAGTTGTCAAAGGCATTCAATTTTTAGGCTTAAGAGATGCCGGTGATCCAGTAGAACTTGCCAAGTTTTATGATCAAGAGGGTGCTGATGAGCTTGTATTTCTTGATATCTCTGCATCACACGAAGGCCGGAAAACAATGGTCGATGTTGTCGAACAAGTTGCGGCCCAGCTTGCAATTCCCTTTACTGTTGGCGGCGGCATCAATTCACTTGAGGATATGAAAAGAATTCTTCGTGCTGGTGCCGATAAAGTTTCCCTAAATACAGCTGCACTAATGAATCCTGAACTGATTTCTGAAGGTGCAGGCTTCTTCGGTTCACAATGTATTGTCGTTGCGATTGATGCGAAGTATGACGAAGAATTAGGCAGCTGGAGAGTGTTCACACATGGTGGCAGAAATGCAACAGAATGGGAAGTTGTCGCGTGGGCAAAAGAAGCTGTTAAACGTGGTGCCGGTGAAATTCTGTTAACAAGCATGGACAGTGACGGTGAGAAAAACGGCTTTAACCTCGCGCTAAATAAAGCAGTAAGTGAAGCTGTGTCCGTACCTGTCATTGCTTCAGGCGGTGCAGGAAATGCCGAACACTTTTTACAAGCATTTCAAGATGGGAAAGCAGATGCAGCATTAGCAGCGTCTATCTTCCATTATAAAGAAACATCTGTTAAAGAAGTAAAGGATTACTTAGACAAACAGGGGGTGAATGTACGATGA
- the rapZ gene encoding RNase adapter RapZ — MSEENKVQQASLQEIQMVIITGMSGAGKTVAIQSFEDLGYFCVDNLPPTLLPKFLELMKESGSKMNRVALVMDLRGREFFDHLFQALDDLAESTWLTPQILFLDAKDATLVTRYKETRRSHPLASKGLPLEGIGLERELLEELKGRAQLIYDTSDLKPRELREKILKQFSSSVEHTFTINVTSFGFKYGVPIDADLMFDVRFLPNPHYIDHMRPKTGLEEEVSSYVLKWNETQKFLEKLLDLLSFMLPYYKREGKSQIVIAIGCTGGQHRSVTLAEYIAKHFKNDYHTQVSHRDIEKRRNH; from the coding sequence ATGTCTGAAGAAAATAAAGTTCAGCAAGCATCACTTCAAGAGATACAAATGGTGATCATCACCGGTATGTCTGGAGCAGGTAAAACCGTCGCTATTCAAAGTTTTGAGGATCTCGGTTACTTTTGCGTGGATAATTTGCCGCCAACATTGTTACCGAAATTTCTTGAGCTTATGAAAGAATCAGGCTCTAAAATGAATAGGGTTGCATTGGTCATGGATCTACGCGGCAGAGAGTTCTTTGATCATCTTTTTCAGGCACTTGATGATTTGGCAGAAAGTACGTGGCTTACTCCGCAAATATTATTTCTTGATGCAAAAGATGCAACACTTGTGACAAGGTATAAAGAGACACGCAGGTCACATCCTCTCGCATCAAAAGGTCTGCCTCTAGAAGGAATCGGACTTGAACGTGAATTGCTTGAGGAGCTTAAAGGCAGAGCACAGCTAATTTATGATACATCAGATCTCAAGCCTAGAGAATTAAGAGAAAAAATATTAAAGCAATTTTCTTCAAGTGTTGAGCATACCTTTACAATTAATGTGACATCATTTGGATTCAAATATGGTGTACCGATTGATGCAGATCTTATGTTTGACGTACGTTTCCTGCCTAATCCGCACTATATTGACCATATGAGGCCAAAAACAGGCTTAGAAGAGGAAGTCTCTTCATATGTTCTAAAATGGAATGAAACACAGAAGTTTTTAGAAAAGCTTTTGGATTTGCTCAGCTTTATGCTTCCTTATTACAAGCGGGAAGGAAAAAGTCAGATTGTCATTGCGATTGGTTGTACAGGAGGACAGCATCGCTCTGTGACACTTGCTGAATATATTGCAAAGCATTTTAAAAATGATTACCACACTCAAGTGTCTCATCGAGATATTGAAAAGAGAAGGAATCATTAA
- the whiA gene encoding DNA-binding protein WhiA, giving the protein MSFASETKKELTNLEVKPCCVKSELSALIRMNGSLSFSNRMIMIDIQTENAAIARRIYTLLKKQYDVSVELLVRKKMRLKKNNVYIVRLIEKAKAILEDLNIIEEGFTFVRRISEKLVKKKCCKRSYIRGAFLAGGSVNNPETSSYHLEIFSLYKEHNDSLCELMNTFDLNSKTLERKKGFITYLKEAEKITELLNVIGAHQALLRFEDVRIVRDMRNSVNRLVNCETANLNKTIGAALRQVENIRFIDDRIGLEALPEKLREIAKLRVEYQDVTLKELGEMVSSGTISKSGINHRLRKLDQIADQLRSGQPLSLK; this is encoded by the coding sequence TTGTCATTTGCATCTGAAACAAAAAAGGAATTAACAAACCTGGAAGTAAAACCTTGCTGTGTAAAATCTGAATTATCTGCCCTCATACGCATGAATGGTTCACTTTCATTTTCGAACCGTATGATTATGATTGATATTCAAACGGAGAATGCCGCCATTGCAAGGCGTATTTATACATTGTTAAAAAAGCAATATGATGTATCAGTCGAATTGCTTGTTCGTAAAAAAATGCGATTAAAAAAGAACAATGTGTATATTGTTCGTCTAATCGAAAAGGCGAAAGCCATATTAGAGGATTTAAATATTATCGAGGAAGGGTTCACATTTGTTAGAAGGATATCAGAAAAGCTGGTAAAAAAGAAATGCTGCAAGCGTTCGTATATTCGTGGTGCTTTTCTTGCTGGCGGTTCTGTTAATAACCCTGAAACATCCTCATACCATCTTGAAATTTTCTCGCTTTATAAAGAACATAATGATTCTTTATGCGAGTTAATGAATACATTTGATTTAAATAGTAAAACATTAGAACGAAAAAAAGGCTTTATTACGTATCTCAAAGAAGCAGAAAAAATAACAGAGTTATTAAATGTCATAGGTGCACATCAAGCATTGCTACGATTTGAGGATGTAAGAATTGTCCGTGACATGAGGAACTCTGTCAATCGCTTAGTGAACTGCGAAACAGCTAATCTTAATAAAACAATTGGCGCAGCATTAAGGCAGGTTGAAAATATTCGCTTCATCGATGATAGAATCGGCTTAGAAGCATTACCTGAAAAGCTTCGGGAAATTGCAAAGCTGCGAGTCGAATATCAAGATGTCACATTAAAAGAACTTGGTGAAATGGTATCAAGCGGAACAATTAGCAAATCTGGTATTAACCATCGCTTGCGCAAATTAGACCAAATTGCTGACCAACTAAGATCAGGCCAACCGCTATCATTAAAATAA
- the clpP gene encoding ATP-dependent Clp endopeptidase proteolytic subunit ClpP: MNLIPTVIEQTNRGERAYDIYSRLLKDRIIMLGSGIDDNVANSIVSQLLFLEAEDPEKDISIYINSPGGSITAGMAIYDTMQFIKPQVSTICIGMAASMGAFLLAAGEKGKRYALPNSEVMIHQPLGGAQGQATEIEIAAKRILFLRDKLNQILSERTGQPLDVIERDTERDNFMTASRALEYGLVDKVLDRNVLDSKK, from the coding sequence ATGAATTTAATCCCTACAGTTATTGAACAAACAAACCGTGGTGAGCGTGCTTACGACATTTACTCCCGTCTTTTAAAAGACCGTATTATTATGCTTGGTAGTGGTATTGATGATAATGTGGCAAACTCAATCGTATCACAGCTATTATTCTTAGAAGCGGAAGATCCAGAAAAAGATATTTCAATCTATATTAACAGCCCTGGTGGATCGATTACAGCTGGTATGGCGATTTACGATACAATGCAATTTATTAAACCACAAGTTTCAACTATTTGTATCGGTATGGCTGCTTCTATGGGTGCATTCCTACTTGCTGCTGGTGAAAAAGGGAAACGCTATGCCCTTCCTAACAGTGAAGTCATGATTCACCAACCACTTGGCGGAGCACAAGGTCAAGCGACTGAAATCGAAATCGCTGCTAAGCGTATTCTTTTCTTACGTGACAAATTAAACCAAATTTTATCTGAGCGTACTGGCCAGCCTCTAGATGTGATCGAGCGTGATACAGAGCGTGATAACTTTATGACAGCAAGCCGTGCATTAGAGTATGGCTTAGTTGATAAAGTGTTAGATCGCAATGTACTTGATAGCAAAAAGTAA
- a CDS encoding gluconeogenesis factor YvcK family protein: MKKEHLPKVVIIGGGTGLSVLLRGLKQYPVDITAIVTVADDGGSSGRLRDELNIPPPGDIRNVLAALSDVEPLIEELFQHRFNKGNNLTGHSLGNLILAAMTNITGDFVHAIKEMSTVLKVRGKVLPAANSSVILNAEMEDDTIVSGESKIPFSGKKIKRVFLTPKEIEPLPETLDVIRAADLIIIGPGSLYTSILPNLLVPKIGEEVCKAKAKKVYICNVMTQAGETLNFSASDHVKALYDHMKCTFMNTILVNEEEIPDHIKSLYEEELAKPVHFDIEALRMLGLEVITDKIVSYENSVIRHDTNKVAKLLYGILQQEMS, from the coding sequence ATGAAAAAAGAACATTTGCCTAAGGTTGTCATCATTGGCGGCGGTACTGGTTTATCCGTCCTTTTAAGGGGATTAAAGCAGTATCCGGTCGATATAACAGCAATCGTTACGGTCGCTGATGATGGCGGAAGCTCGGGCAGACTTCGCGATGAACTTAACATACCTCCTCCTGGTGATATTCGTAATGTATTAGCAGCTTTATCTGATGTGGAGCCTCTTATTGAGGAGCTTTTTCAACATCGTTTCAATAAAGGAAATAATTTAACAGGACATTCATTAGGGAATTTAATCCTTGCAGCAATGACAAACATTACAGGTGATTTTGTTCATGCTATAAAAGAAATGAGTACGGTTTTAAAGGTGCGTGGGAAAGTATTGCCTGCAGCAAATTCTAGTGTCATCCTCAATGCGGAAATGGAAGACGACACCATTGTTTCAGGCGAATCAAAGATTCCTTTTTCAGGGAAGAAAATAAAACGCGTCTTTCTTACACCTAAAGAAATTGAGCCGTTACCTGAAACATTAGATGTCATTAGAGCAGCGGATTTAATTATCATAGGACCTGGAAGTCTTTACACAAGTATATTACCGAATCTTCTTGTACCGAAAATAGGAGAAGAGGTTTGTAAGGCAAAAGCAAAAAAGGTTTACATTTGTAATGTCATGACACAGGCAGGAGAAACATTAAACTTTTCTGCAAGTGATCATGTGAAAGCATTATATGATCATATGAAATGCACATTTATGAATACAATACTTGTAAATGAAGAGGAAATTCCTGATCATATTAAATCTCTCTATGAAGAAGAGCTTGCAAAACCAGTACACTTTGATATCGAGGCATTAAGAATGTTAGGCCTTGAAGTGATTACAGATAAAATTGTAAGTTATGAAAATAGTGTGATTCGACATGACACGAATAAAGTAGCAAAGCTTTTATATGGAATCCTACAACAAGAAATGTCATAA
- the trxB gene encoding thioredoxin-disulfide reductase — protein sequence MSEEKIYDVIIAGAGPAGMTAAVYTSRANLSTLMIERGVPGGQMANTEEVENYPGFDHILGPELSTKMFDHAKKFGAEYAYGDIKEIIDGEEYKTVVAGKKEYKARAVIITAGAEYKKIGVPGEKELGGRGVSYCAVCDGAFFKGRELVVVGGGDSAVEEGVYLTRFASKVTIVHRREELRAQKILQQRAFDNEKIDFIWNHTVKEIHEQDGKVGKVTLVNTVNGEEQEFKTDGVFIYIGMLPLSKPFESLGITNENGYIETNERMETKVKGIFAAGDIREKMLRQIVTATGDGSIAAQSAQHYIEELAEKLKTVK from the coding sequence GTGTCTGAAGAAAAAATTTATGACGTTATCATCGCAGGAGCTGGTCCTGCTGGTATGACAGCAGCTGTATATACATCACGTGCAAATTTATCAACATTAATGATTGAACGTGGAGTGCCGGGCGGTCAAATGGCGAACACGGAAGAAGTAGAAAACTATCCTGGTTTCGATCATATATTAGGACCTGAACTTTCAACAAAAATGTTTGACCATGCAAAGAAATTCGGGGCTGAATATGCATATGGCGACATTAAAGAAATCATTGATGGTGAAGAATATAAAACGGTTGTAGCGGGTAAGAAAGAATATAAAGCACGTGCCGTCATCATTACAGCTGGTGCTGAATATAAGAAAATCGGTGTTCCTGGTGAAAAAGAATTAGGCGGCCGCGGCGTTTCTTATTGCGCAGTATGTGATGGTGCCTTTTTCAAAGGAAGAGAGCTAGTTGTTGTCGGTGGCGGGGATTCCGCTGTAGAAGAAGGTGTGTATTTAACACGTTTTGCTTCAAAGGTTACGATTGTCCATCGCCGTGAAGAATTACGAGCACAAAAAATTCTTCAACAACGCGCATTTGATAATGAAAAAATTGATTTCATTTGGAACCATACAGTAAAAGAAATTCATGAACAAGATGGTAAAGTTGGAAAAGTAACATTAGTGAATACGGTGAACGGTGAAGAACAAGAATTTAAGACAGACGGGGTTTTCATTTATATTGGTATGCTGCCATTATCAAAACCATTTGAAAGTCTTGGTATCACAAATGAAAATGGGTATATTGAAACAAATGAGCGCATGGAAACAAAGGTAAAAGGTATTTTTGCTGCAGGAGATATTCGTGAAAAAATGCTTCGTCAAATTGTAACAGCTACTGGTGATGGAAGTATTGCTGCACAAAGTGCACAACACTATATAGAAGAATTAGCAGAAAAGTTGAAAACTGTAAAGTAA
- the hisIE gene encoding bifunctional phosphoribosyl-AMP cyclohydrolase/phosphoribosyl-ATP diphosphatase HisIE has translation MIESIRFDQNGLVPAIVQDAASKEVLTLAYMNEDSLKKTLETKETWFYSRSRQELWHKGGTSGNIQKVIEMRYDCDQDAILVLVQPAGPACHTGAYTCFSETIDKQEVVVNQDRFQILNTLEKLIAERENERPEGSYTTYLFTEGVDKILKKVGEEAAEVIIASKNRDHEELKWEAADLLFHLMVLLREQKLPLDEVLKVLEKRHVAKD, from the coding sequence ATGATAGAATCAATTAGATTTGATCAAAACGGATTAGTTCCAGCAATCGTACAAGATGCAGCAAGTAAAGAAGTGTTAACATTAGCATACATGAATGAAGATTCCTTAAAAAAGACATTAGAAACAAAGGAAACATGGTTTTACAGCCGTTCAAGACAAGAGCTGTGGCATAAAGGCGGAACATCTGGAAACATTCAAAAAGTAATTGAAATGAGATATGACTGTGATCAAGACGCAATCCTTGTCCTCGTACAGCCAGCAGGCCCTGCATGTCATACAGGTGCGTATACCTGCTTTAGTGAAACGATTGATAAACAGGAAGTAGTAGTAAACCAAGACCGCTTCCAAATTTTAAACACTCTTGAAAAACTAATCGCTGAACGCGAAAATGAACGTCCAGAAGGCTCTTATACAACATACCTATTTACGGAAGGCGTCGATAAAATTCTTAAGAAAGTCGGCGAAGAAGCAGCAGAAGTTATTATCGCCTCTAAAAACCGCGACCACGAAGAACTAAAATGGGAAGCAGCCGACTTATTATTTCACTTAATGGTCCTTTTAAGAGAGCAAAAGCTGCCATTAGATGAAGTATTAAAAGTATTAGAAAAGAGACATGTTGCAAAAGACTAA
- a CDS encoding YhcH/YjgK/YiaL family protein has translation MIIDKLSNAELYYGLHPRIKKGLQFLIDNDLNSLTPGKYEIEEDNIFVLIQEYETIHTEQGRWEAHYKYTDIQFMISGKEYMGYANVDGLKVVEKHKEKDIMFLDGNGDLLMVNQGSFTIFSPEDAHMPTLCVQEPQQVKKAVVKVFCD, from the coding sequence TTGATAATCGATAAACTTTCAAATGCTGAATTATATTATGGCCTTCATCCTCGTATAAAAAAAGGACTTCAATTTCTTATTGATAATGACTTGAATTCATTAACACCTGGTAAATACGAAATTGAGGAAGATAACATTTTTGTTTTAATTCAAGAATATGAGACTATTCATACTGAACAAGGACGTTGGGAAGCTCACTATAAATACACTGATATTCAATTTATGATTAGTGGAAAAGAGTACATGGGTTATGCGAATGTAGATGGATTGAAAGTAGTAGAAAAACATAAAGAAAAAGATATAATGTTTCTTGATGGCAATGGCGATCTATTAATGGTAAATCAAGGGAGTTTTACTATCTTTTCACCTGAAGATGCCCATATGCCAACACTATGTGTTCAGGAACCTCAACAAGTTAAAAAGGCAGTTGTGAAGGTTTTTTGTGATTAA
- the hisA gene encoding 1-(5-phosphoribosyl)-5-[(5-phosphoribosylamino)methylideneamino]imidazole-4-carboxamide isomerase: protein MSQFIIYPAIDMRGGKCVRLLQGDYNKETVYGDSPFDMAKTFDDQGASWIHMVDLDGAKEGKLVNHQHVIDAATKLSAKIQIGGGIRTEEDVEYYLSNGVDRVILGSAAISNPEFVKKMLAAYGEKIAIGIDAKDGYVSTEGWLNTSNVKATELGKELAAAGAEVFIFTDIATDGMLSGPNVEAIVEMAKATNKRVIASGGVSSLKDLETLAEYESVGVSGAIVGKALYTNQFSLTEALKVGKES, encoded by the coding sequence ATGAGCCAATTTATCATATATCCTGCAATCGATATGCGGGGCGGCAAGTGTGTAAGATTGCTTCAAGGTGACTATAACAAGGAAACGGTTTATGGTGATTCTCCTTTTGATATGGCTAAAACCTTTGATGATCAAGGTGCGAGCTGGATCCATATGGTTGACCTTGACGGAGCAAAGGAAGGAAAGCTTGTCAATCATCAGCATGTGATTGATGCGGCAACAAAACTATCAGCAAAGATCCAAATCGGCGGCGGAATCCGTACAGAAGAGGATGTCGAGTACTATTTATCAAATGGTGTTGATCGTGTCATCTTAGGAAGTGCTGCTATCTCAAATCCAGAATTCGTAAAAAAAATGCTCGCGGCCTATGGTGAGAAAATTGCGATTGGTATTGATGCAAAAGACGGTTATGTATCAACAGAAGGCTGGTTAAATACGTCAAATGTCAAGGCAACTGAGCTTGGAAAAGAGCTTGCCGCAGCTGGTGCAGAAGTCTTTATTTTCACAGACATTGCGACAGACGGCATGCTTTCAGGACCAAATGTTGAAGCGATCGTCGAAATGGCAAAAGCTACAAATAAACGAGTCATTGCCTCTGGCGGTGTAAGCTCATTAAAAGATTTAGAGACACTTGCTGAATACGAAAGCGTTGGCGTCAGCGGGGCAATTGTTGGCAAGGCGCTCTATACAAATCAGTTTAGTCTAACGGAAGCATTGAAAGTAGGGAAAGAATCATGA
- a CDS encoding peptidoglycan-binding domain-containing protein — MSKSQVKQILGNEYKEGIDHIDGHELWRFEIGKVEGYEFNSPNEDAIDINGIKNGRLKYFVSLTFEKEVVKSVYIRYLDSGGKVPEYYKNDSGYVRDNGKESSVNNSKFIDFGDSGEQVKKVQRQLNSKRFGLPRYGSDGVFGEETEKAVRAFQKQQGILVDGIVGPVTLQKLGINSNDSVKEFGYPGYIIKKGSTGSNVKNIQEVIGVKVDGIVGPKTWNQMF; from the coding sequence ATGTCAAAATCACAAGTTAAACAAATATTAGGTAATGAGTATAAAGAGGGGATTGATCATATTGATGGTCATGAATTATGGAGATTTGAAATTGGGAAAGTTGAAGGTTATGAGTTTAATAGTCCAAATGAAGATGCAATCGATATTAATGGAATAAAAAATGGTAGGTTAAAATACTTTGTGTCTCTTACGTTCGAAAAAGAAGTTGTAAAGAGTGTATATATCCGTTACTTAGATAGCGGTGGAAAAGTCCCTGAATATTATAAAAATGATTCAGGCTATGTAAGAGATAATGGAAAGGAATCTAGTGTAAATAATAGTAAGTTTATTGATTTTGGTGATAGTGGTGAACAGGTTAAAAAGGTGCAAAGACAACTAAACTCTAAAAGATTTGGTTTACCACGGTATGGTAGTGATGGTGTTTTTGGAGAAGAGACAGAGAAAGCTGTTAGAGCTTTTCAAAAACAGCAAGGAATTCTTGTTGATGGTATAGTAGGTCCTGTTACTTTGCAAAAATTAGGTATTAATAGTAACGATAGTGTTAAAGAGTTTGGCTATCCTGGATATATTATTAAAAAGGGATCAACCGGTAGTAATGTAAAGAATATTCAAGAGGTAATAGGAGTTAAAGTAGATGGGATTGTTGGACCTAAAACTTGGAATCAGATGTTTTAA
- a CDS encoding 8-oxo-dGTP diphosphatase yields the protein MQRVTNCVLVEGDQVLLLQKPKRGWWVAPGGKMELGESIKDTVTREYREETGIYIKNPQLKGVFTFLIQDGKDIVSEWMMFTFLATEFQGTNVLESEEGTIKWHDKEDINHLPMAPGDHHILEYVMKGTGMLYGTFTYTPEYDLISYRLDPQ from the coding sequence TTGCAAAGAGTAACGAATTGCGTCTTAGTCGAAGGTGATCAAGTCCTTCTTCTCCAAAAGCCTAAAAGAGGCTGGTGGGTAGCACCTGGCGGCAAAATGGAGTTAGGTGAATCCATAAAAGATACTGTCACCCGTGAATATCGAGAGGAAACGGGCATATATATTAAAAATCCTCAATTAAAGGGAGTATTTACCTTTTTAATTCAAGATGGGAAAGACATTGTTTCTGAATGGATGATGTTTACATTTTTAGCAACAGAATTCCAAGGTACAAATGTCCTTGAATCAGAAGAAGGTACGATTAAGTGGCATGACAAAGAAGACATTAACCATTTGCCGATGGCACCTGGCGATCATCATATCTTGGAGTATGTCATGAAAGGGACAGGTATGCTATATGGGACTTTTACATATACACCTGAGTATGATCTTATTTCCTATCGCTTAGATCCGCAATAA